From the Anolis sagrei isolate rAnoSag1 chromosome 12, rAnoSag1.mat, whole genome shotgun sequence genome, one window contains:
- the LOC132764519 gene encoding phospholipase A and acyltransferase 3-like, with protein sequence MNDEEQNHSSFFIRVKNPAERDELKPGDLIEIFRSSCQHWAMYIGDRKVVHLATDCEHLGDGNPDTLAILSDQAYVRKDWLEDVVRKDRYRVNNKHDETHQPLPLAKILWQSEELVGKEMPYSLTSQNSEHFVMELRYGPEMNEQDEIKPGDLIEIFRSCYQHWAIYVGEGKVVHLAPECDRLANGAASVLAVLSDRAYVKKDWLETVVRKDQYRVNNKHDYTHPQLPLTKILQRAEELVGQEMPYNLTSHNCEHFVMDLRYGVAMSDQVTEAIAVGTIGMMGVAAAMIRSAAKRRKHRYE encoded by the exons ATGAACGACGAGGAGCAGAACCACTCCTCCTTCTTCATCAGGGTGAAGAACCCTGCTGAGCGG GATGAATTGAAACCTGGAGACCTCATTGAGATCTTCCGTTCTTCTTGTCAACACTGGGCAATGTATATTGGGGATCGAAAGGTTGTCCACTTGGCAACTGATT gtGAGCATCTTGGAGATGGAAACCCCGACACCTTGGCAATCTTATCCGATCAGGCTTATGTCAGGAAGGACTGGCTGGAAGACGTTGTGCGGAAAGACCGGTACCGAGTGAACAATAAACATGATGAGACGCACCAGCCTCTCCCTCTGGCCAAGATCCTTTGGCAGTCAGAGGAACTGGTGGGCAAAGAGATGCCCTATAGTTTGACCAGTCAGAACAGTGAACATTTTGTTATGGAGCTACGTTATGGACCTGAAATGAATGAGCAG GACGAAATAAAACCCGGGGACTTGATTGAGATCTTCCGCTCCTGTTATCAGCACTGGGCTATCTATGTTGGAGAGGGCAAAGTGGTCCACTTAGCCCCCGAAT GTGACCGCCTAGCGAATGGTGCAGCCAGTGTCCTGGCGGTTTTGTCTGACCGGGCGTACGTCAAGAAAGACTGGCTGGAGACGGTGGTGCGGAAGGACCAGTACCGGGTGAACAACAAACATGACTACACGCACCCCCAGTTGCCCCTCACCAAGATCCTCCAGCGGGCAGAGGAGCTGGTGGGGCAGGAGATGCCATACAACCTGACCAGCCATAACTGTGAACACTTTGTGATGGACCTGCGGTACGGAGTCGCCATGAGTGACCAG GTCACGGAGGCCATTGCGGTGGGGACAATTGGCATGATGGGTGTAGCGGCCGCCATGATCCGCTCCGCGGCCAAGAGGCGCAAGCATCGTTACGAATAG
- the LOC132764394 gene encoding phospholipase A and acyltransferase 3-like, which produces MSEVYCMDNRSGHWVVPKPGDLIEISRLGYQHWAVYVGSGYVIHLASSGDFKEASTNSLLSVMTEKAMVKKERLRDIIRGDNYCINNKYDEKCNPLPANKIVQEAEALLGKEMHYSVTSNNCEHFVTRLRYGTARSDQVRDAVIVGTVGLVGVGAMVVLAGLIGSMLSPKNQTKK; this is translated from the exons GTTGTGCCCAAGCCCGGGGACCTGATTGAAATTTCCCGTTTGGGATACCAACACTGGGCTGTCTATGTGGGATCTGGTTACGTGATCCACTTGGCTTcctcag GCGACTTCAAAGAAGCCAGCACAAACAGCCTCCTGTCTGTCATGACGGAAAAAGCCATGGTGAAGAAGGAACGGCTCAGGGACATCATTCGGGGCGACAACTATTGCATCAACAACAAATACGATGAGAAATGCAACCCGCTTCCCGCCAACAAAATTGTCCAGGAGGCGGAAGCGCTCTTGGGAAAGGAAATGCACTATAGTGTGACCAGCAATAACTGCGAACACTTTGTCACTAGGCTCCGCTATGGCACGGCTAGGAGCGACCAG GTGAGAGATGCTGTGATTGTTGGCACCGTTGGACTGGTCGGTGTCGGGGCGATGGTTGTTTTGGCAGGCCTGATAGGCAGTATGTTGTCGCCCAAGAATCAAACAAAGAAATAG